The Fictibacillus arsenicus genome contains a region encoding:
- the cysK gene encoding cysteine synthase A, which produces MARVAQSITDLIGQTPVVKLNRLTTEDMADVYLKLEFMNPGSSVKDRIALAMIEDAEESGKLKAGDTIVEPTSGNTGIGLAMVAAAKGYKTVLVMPETMSMERRNLLRAYGAELILTPGPEGMGGAIRKAEELSKEKGYFMPQQFKNEANPKVHRNTTGKEIIAQFPDGLDAFVSGIGTGGTITGAGEVIKEKYPEVKIYAVEPTDSPVLSGGKPGPHKIQGIGAGFVPDILKTDIYDEVLTISNDEAFEWARRAAREEGLLGGISSGAAIAAALKVAKKLGKGKKVLAVIPSNGERYLSTPLYQFED; this is translated from the coding sequence ATGGCACGTGTGGCACAGTCGATTACAGATCTAATCGGTCAAACCCCTGTTGTGAAATTGAATCGGTTAACAACAGAAGATATGGCAGATGTGTATTTGAAATTAGAATTTATGAACCCTGGAAGCAGTGTAAAAGATCGTATTGCATTAGCGATGATCGAAGATGCTGAAGAGAGCGGCAAGTTAAAAGCAGGCGACACGATCGTTGAGCCAACAAGCGGAAACACCGGGATTGGATTAGCGATGGTTGCAGCTGCAAAAGGATACAAAACAGTTCTTGTTATGCCTGAAACAATGAGTATGGAAAGACGGAATCTGTTAAGAGCATACGGAGCAGAACTGATATTGACTCCTGGACCTGAAGGAATGGGCGGAGCGATCAGGAAGGCTGAAGAACTTTCAAAAGAAAAAGGCTATTTCATGCCGCAGCAGTTTAAAAATGAAGCAAACCCAAAAGTTCACAGAAATACGACCGGAAAAGAAATTATTGCACAATTTCCTGATGGTTTAGACGCTTTCGTGTCGGGCATTGGTACGGGCGGGACAATTACGGGTGCAGGCGAGGTTATAAAAGAAAAATATCCTGAAGTTAAAATCTATGCTGTAGAGCCGACTGACTCTCCAGTTCTTTCAGGCGGTAAACCAGGACCCCATAAGATACAGGGAATAGGAGCAGGTTTTGTTCCCGATATTTTAAAAACAGATATTTATGATGAAGTTTTGACGATCTCAAATGATGAAGCATTTGAATGGGCAAGAAGAGCAGCACGTGAAGAAGGGCTATTAGGAGGCATCTCTTCAGGTGCAGCAATCGCAGCTGCATTAAAAGTTGCCAAAAAGCTCGGAAAAGGAAAAAAGGTACTCGCTGTTATACCAAGTAACGGTGAAAGATATTTAAGTACACCGCTTTACCAATTCGAAGACTAA
- the hslO gene encoding Hsp33 family molecular chaperone HslO, whose product MNDYLIKALAFDGQVRAYAISTTEMVSEAQQRHNTWPTASAALGRAMTASTMMGMMLKGEDNKITVKIEGGGPIGVIIVDSNTKGETRGYVTNPQTHFDLNSKGKLDVARAVGKNGYLSVLKDIGMREKFTGQVPMVSGELGEDFTYYFASSEQVPSAVGVGVLVNPDNSIKAAGGFIIQVMPNASDTIVDLLEERIKVIPPISRLIEKGLAPEEILFELLGEDQVQILEKSPVRFQCTCSHERFGQAIVSLGEQEIKDIIEEDGQAETNCQFCNATYIFSKEELQTLLEQAKS is encoded by the coding sequence ATGAATGACTATTTAATTAAAGCCCTTGCATTCGACGGGCAAGTTCGTGCATATGCTATTTCAACAACAGAGATGGTAAGCGAAGCGCAGCAAAGACATAATACGTGGCCGACTGCATCAGCTGCACTTGGGAGAGCGATGACTGCTTCTACCATGATGGGGATGATGCTAAAAGGCGAAGACAATAAAATTACGGTTAAAATAGAAGGCGGAGGTCCGATCGGCGTAATCATCGTTGACAGCAACACGAAGGGTGAAACGCGCGGTTATGTTACGAACCCTCAAACTCATTTTGATCTAAACAGCAAAGGGAAACTGGATGTAGCACGTGCTGTTGGAAAGAACGGATACCTTTCCGTATTAAAAGATATCGGAATGCGTGAAAAATTCACAGGACAAGTTCCAATGGTTTCAGGTGAACTTGGTGAAGACTTTACGTATTATTTTGCTTCCTCTGAACAAGTGCCTTCTGCAGTAGGGGTAGGTGTACTTGTAAATCCGGATAATTCAATTAAAGCTGCGGGCGGATTCATTATTCAGGTGATGCCAAATGCTTCAGACACTATAGTTGATTTGCTCGAAGAACGTATTAAAGTTATTCCGCCTATCTCGCGCCTAATTGAAAAGGGATTGGCTCCTGAAGAGATTTTATTTGAGCTTTTAGGTGAAGATCAGGTTCAAATCTTAGAAAAGTCACCGGTTCGTTTCCAATGTACTTGTTCACACGAACGTTTCGGACAAGCAATAGTAAGTCTTGGAGAACAAGAAATTAAAGATATTATTGAAGAAGACGGACAAGCTGAGACTAATTGCCAATTCTGCAATGCTACCTATATTTTCTCAAAAGAAGAACTTCAAACTTTGCTCGAACAAGCAAAATCCTAG
- a CDS encoding anthranilate synthase component I family protein, translated as MGKNKKWHVLHTNIPLSKEEWFYKYKTLSVTEPRHVLLESGRTGRYSIIGLSPFAEVSGKEDVLTVKTDDGITLKKGPVYKEFQRWFKHFEIEPVEGLPDFTGGAIGYLSYDLTREFEKLPARSDDDLELPDLYFLLFKDVFVYDHETNKLWILVLSEEKDDSYSLDKLRAFKEMWHTPSSPQPSKAYDQSFSNDEDFKHVSMTEDVFVQAVKKVQSYISDGDVFQVNLSVRQSKVLQTEPFHIYEELRRINPSPYMGYLETPDFQLVSASPELLVKKKGDCVSTRPIAGTRPRGRTEEEDLELANTLIENEKERAEHVMLVDLERNDLGKVSAYGTVKVDEFMVIERYSHVMHIVSNVVGKLRPECDAFDCIKATFPGGTITGAPKVRTMEIIEELEPVRRSVYTGSIGWIGFNGDTEMNIAIRTMVCQNGTAHVQAGAGIVIDSVPESEYKESLKKAEALWRAKEQSELGSILV; from the coding sequence ATGGGGAAGAACAAGAAATGGCATGTGCTGCATACTAATATTCCGCTTTCTAAAGAAGAGTGGTTTTATAAATATAAAACTTTGTCTGTAACCGAACCACGTCATGTTTTATTGGAGAGTGGAAGAACAGGAAGGTACAGCATTATTGGACTTTCTCCATTCGCTGAGGTTTCGGGAAAAGAAGATGTTTTAACGGTAAAAACAGATGACGGGATCACTCTGAAAAAAGGTCCTGTTTACAAAGAGTTTCAGCGATGGTTTAAGCATTTTGAAATCGAACCCGTTGAAGGTCTGCCGGACTTTACAGGAGGGGCAATCGGATATTTAAGTTATGACCTGACTCGCGAATTCGAGAAACTTCCAGCACGTTCAGATGATGACCTAGAGCTGCCTGATTTATATTTTTTATTATTTAAAGATGTTTTTGTCTATGATCATGAGACGAATAAGCTTTGGATTCTCGTGTTAAGTGAAGAAAAAGACGATTCATATAGCTTGGACAAGCTCCGTGCGTTTAAGGAAATGTGGCATACACCTAGTTCCCCGCAGCCTTCAAAAGCTTATGATCAGAGCTTTTCAAACGATGAGGACTTTAAGCACGTATCTATGACCGAAGATGTTTTTGTTCAAGCGGTCAAAAAGGTTCAGTCCTATATCTCTGACGGAGATGTATTTCAAGTGAATCTGTCTGTCCGCCAATCAAAAGTACTGCAGACAGAGCCTTTTCATATATACGAAGAATTAAGAAGGATCAATCCTTCACCTTATATGGGATATTTAGAAACTCCTGACTTCCAGCTTGTCAGTGCTTCCCCTGAGTTATTAGTAAAGAAAAAAGGCGACTGTGTAAGCACAAGGCCTATCGCGGGTACACGCCCGCGGGGGAGAACGGAAGAGGAAGATCTGGAGCTAGCAAATACGCTCATTGAAAATGAAAAAGAACGTGCAGAACATGTGATGCTCGTTGATCTTGAAAGAAACGATCTTGGGAAGGTTTCAGCATACGGAACAGTTAAAGTGGACGAGTTTATGGTTATTGAAAGGTACTCGCATGTCATGCATATCGTTTCAAATGTAGTTGGTAAATTAAGACCAGAATGTGATGCTTTTGATTGCATAAAAGCTACGTTTCCAGGCGGAACGATAACAGGTGCTCCAAAGGTAAGGACGATGGAGATCATCGAGGAGCTTGAACCAGTCCGAAGAAGCGTTTATACAGGAAGCATCGGATGGATCGGGTTTAACGGCGATACAGAAATGAATATCGCAATACGCACAATGGTATGTCAAAATGGAACTGCGCATGTTCAAGCAGGCGCGGGTATTGTAATTGACTCGGTACCAGAAAGTGAATATAAAGAGAGTTTGAAAAAAGCAGAGGCGCTGTGGCGTGCCAAAGAGCAAAGTGAGCTCGGATCAATATTGGTATAA